In Metarhizium brunneum chromosome 3, complete sequence, a genomic segment contains:
- the Pm20d2_0 gene encoding Peptidase M20 domain-containing protein 2, whose protein sequence is MSPVTVDTVTQARAIVNARLDELDDGLHQVNRTLHANPELAYKEFIAHDTITAYLEKLGFQVERSAWGLATSFDATVGSGDRQVIFCAEYDALPEIGHACGHNLIAISSIGAFLGAAAAMSALKIDGRIRLLGTPAEESGGGKQDLVEAGAFNPPESVVAAIMAHPMPIEYVSQGGFSGLAGMKLIACQGTLVEFKGRTAHAAGEPWKGVNALDGAVAAYNNVSLLRQQMHTEDRVHGVFEVGGTAPNVIPDYTRMNWIVRSPTAAGCDKLMERVTKCWEAGASASACEMKTTRFVRSPFLLLPSCSYLLEGAKKKLLTLDIPNRQHHYLNLRANDSLCQIYVDEMAAFGQNIHLKIDRALNASTDMGNVSHFVPSFHGGIGIPAEPGVAMHNPRFAAAAGTDEAHGAAIQAAKGMAMLGLRVLLDSKVAAQARLDFERDDEEAHL, encoded by the coding sequence atgaGTCCCGTGACAGTCGACACTGTAACCCAGGCTCGTGCCATTGTCAACGCCAGGTTGGACGAGTTGGACGACGGCCTGCATCAAGTGAACAGGACGCTCCATGCAAATCCAGAGCTTGCATACAAGGAGTTCATCGCCCATGACACCATTACCGCCTACCTCGAGAAGCTTGGTTTCCAGGTGGAGAGGAGCGCGTGGGGATTGGCCACGAGTTTTGATGCCACCGTTGGATCTGGCGATAGACAAGTCATCTTTTGTGCCGAGTATGACGCCCTGCCAGAGATTGGGCATGCCTGTGGCCACAACCTCATTGCCATCTCGTCCATCGGGGCCTTCCTTGGAGCGGCAGCGGCCATGTCGGCGCTCAAAATCGACGGCCGTATTCGACTCCTGGGAACGCCGGCAGAAGAGTCCGGCGGAGGCAAGCAGGACCTCGTCGAGGCGGGCGCATTCAACCCTCCCGAGAGCGTCGtcgcggccatcatggctcaCCCCATGCCGATAGAGTATGTCTCTCAGGGGGGGTTCTCGGGCCTGGCGGGCATGAAGCTCATTGCTTGCCAAGGCACGCTCGTCGAATTCAAGGGCCGAACAGCACACGCGGCCGGTGAGCCGTGGAAAGGTGTCAACGCGCTTGACGGAGCCGTCGCGGCATACAACAATGTCTCTCTCCTGAGGCAACAGATGCACACGGAAGATAGAGTACACGGCGTCTTCGAGGTCGGAGGCACGGCGCCCAATGTGATCCCCGACTACACCCGCATGAACTGGATAGTGAGAAGcccaacggcggcgggaTGTGACAAGCTCATGGAACGGGTGACCAAGTGCTGGGAGGCTGGCGCATCCGCGTCGGCTTGCGAGATGAAAACGACGAGGTTCGTCCGAAGCCCcttcttgttgttgccaAGTTGTTCGTACTTGCTCGAGGGTGCCAAGAAGAAACTATTAACATTGGACATTCCCAACAGACAGCACCACTACTTGAATCTCAGGGCCAATGATAGTCTGTGCCAAATCTACGTGGATGAAATGGCCGCCTTTGGCCAAAACATTCATCTCAAAATAGATCGGGCGTTGAACGCATCCACCGACATGGGCAACGTATCCCATTTTGTGCCCAGTTTCCACGGCGGAATTGGCATACCCGCGGAACCCGGCGTTGCCATGCACAATCCGCGgtttgccgctgccgccgggaCGGATGAGGCTCACGGAGCGGCGATTCAGGCGGCAAAGGGAATGGCCATGCTGGGGTTGAGGGTGCTTTTGGACAGCAAAGTTGCCGCTCAAGCGCGTCTCGACTTTGAAAgggacgacgaagaagcaCACTTGTAG
- the asqM gene encoding Monooxygenase asqM, which produces MASKQTIAIVGAGPGGLCLGALLQKQGIPYTIYELRDAPSDSIMSTPSGMLDLHDDAGLAAIQACGLWDQFSALTNDCSQDTLIVDDQGTLHYKDSGSGRNRPEVARNSLTHLLLAANNPEALKWNHKLRRAASSSTGQFTLDFGDNGTFTHDLVVGADGAWSKVRPLVTLVEPQHGGMYYTTLHIPNASERYPHLARLVGHGTSFLLGGKNGLVTHRGVGGSICLHVSASSSNKDDFAQFEDNTDPAVVRDALLHDPKLFQAWSPAIQELIETALDNELTPRDPRALNMRRMYMLPVGHTWENTPGVTLIGDAAHLMMPWAGEGVNLAMRDALELSKAIASAWNEPDSRDAGPLSTAEYEKEMFARARASAEETWSNSKILFADNGAKAMADLMASYGPSHE; this is translated from the coding sequence ATGGCTTCCAAACAGACAATCGCCATTGTAGGCGCCGGCCCCGGGGGACTCTGTCTCGGCGCACTCCTCCAGAAGCAAGGAATCCCATACACCATTTATGAACTCCGCGACGCCCCCTCAGACAGCATCATGTCAACGCCATCTGGCATGCTCGATCTCCACGACGATGCAGGCCTAGCTGCCATCCAAGCCTGCGGGCTCTGGGACCAGTTCTCGGCTCTCACCAACGACTGCAGCCAAGATACCCTCATCGTGGATGACCAGGGCACTCTTCACTACAAGGATTCTGGGTCGGGCCGTAATCGACCCGAGGTGGCGCGCAACTCGCTCACTCATCTTCTGCTGGCGGCCAACAACCCCGAGGCGCTGAAATGGAACCACAAGCTCCGCAGGGCAGCGAGCAGCTCAACAGGCCAGTTTACATTGGACTTTGGTGACAATGGCACCTTTACACACGACCTCGTTGTGGGAGCAGACGGCGCATGGTCCAAGGTTCGGCCTCTCGTGACCCTTGTCGAGCCCCAACACGGTGGCATGTATTACACGACCCTGCATATCCCCAACGCGTCAGAGCGATATCCCCATCTCGCACGCCTCGTTGGACATGGCACAAGCTTccttctcggcggcaaaAACGGCCTCGTTACCCACCGAGGCGTCGGAGGCTCCATCTGTCTTCATGTCAGCGCCTCATCCTCGAACAAGGACGACTTTGCCCAGTTCGAGGACAATACCGACCCTGCCGTTGTCCGAGACGCGCTGCTCCATGACCCGAAGCTGTTCCAGGCATGGAGCCCCGCAATCCAAGAGCTCATCGAGACGGCGCTGGATAACGAATTGACGCCCCGCGATCCTCGGGCCCTGAACATGAGACGGATGTACATGCTCCCCGTTGGGCACACGTGGGAAAATACCCCAGGCGTGACACTGATAGGCGACGCAGCACACCTGATGATGCCCTGGGCCGGAGAAGGCGTCAACCTTGCCATGCGCGATGCGCTCGAGCTGTCCAAAGCCATTGCGAGCGCGTGGAACGAGCCAGACTCCCGAGACGCCGGCCCGTTGTCTACGGCCGAGTATGAAAAGGAAATGTTTGCCAGGGCCCGCGCATCCGCCGAGGAGACGTGGTCTAATTCGAAGATACTGTTTGCCGACAAtggggccaaggccatggctgATTTGATGGCCAGCTATGGGCCGTCCCATGAGTAG